One genomic window of Opisthocomus hoazin isolate bOpiHoa1 chromosome 16, bOpiHoa1.hap1, whole genome shotgun sequence includes the following:
- the ZNF362 gene encoding LOW QUALITY PROTEIN: zinc finger protein 362 (The sequence of the model RefSeq protein was modified relative to this genomic sequence to represent the inferred CDS: inserted 1 base in 1 codon; deleted 2 bases in 2 codons), producing the protein MDADKGKQRQYSQRMAEPRFNNPYFWPPPPTMPSQLDNLVLINKIKEQLMAEKIRPPHLPPTSVASQQPLLVPPSPAESSQSIMSLPKLQQVPGLHPQAVPQPDVALHARPATSTVTGLGLASRAPAVSTSESSPGTGTTTPSTPTSTSQSRLIASSPTLISGITSPPLLDSIKTIQGHGLLGAPKAERGRKKIKAENPSGPPVLVVPYPILASGETAKEGKTYRCKVCPLTFFTKSEMQIHSKSHTEAKPHKCPHCSKSFANASYLAQHLRIHLGVKPYHCSYCEKSFRQLSHLQQHTRIHTGDRPYKCPHPGCEKXFTQLSNLQSHQRQHNKDKPYKCPNCYRAYTDSASLQIHLSAHAIKHAKAYCCSMCGRAYTSETYLMKHMSKHTVVEHLVSQHSPQRTESPGIPVRISLI; encoded by the exons GATGGCGGAACCTCGCTTCAACAACCCCTACTTctggccg cccccccccaccatgCCCAGCCAG CTGGACAACCTGGTCCTGATCAACAAAATCAAGGAGCAGCTGATGGCAGAGAAGATCCGACCCCCGCACCTGCCCCCCACCTCGGTGGCGTCCCAGCAGCCCCTCCTGGTGCCCCCCTCGCCCGCCGAGAGCAGTCAGTCCATCATGTCCCTCCCCAAGCTGCAGCAGGTCCCGGGCCTCCACCCCCAGGCCGTCCCCCAGCCCGACGTGGCCCTGCACGCCCGGCCGGCCACCAGCACCGTCACAG GGTTGGGGCTGGCTTCCCGCGCGCCGGCGGTCAGCACCTCCGAATCCAGCCCGGGGACGGGGACCACCACCCCATCGACCCCCACCTCCACCAGCCAGAGCCGCCTCATCGCCTCCTCGCCCACCCTAATCTCAGGAATCACCAGCCCCCCCCTCCTCGACTCCATCAAGACAATCCAGGGCCACGGCTTGCTGGGGGCACCCAAGGCCGAACGCGGCCGGAAGAAGATCAAAGCGGAAAATCCCTCGGGACCGCCGGTCCTGGTGGTACCATATCCCATCCTGGCCTCGGGGGAGACCGCCAAAGAGGGGAAGACCTACAG GTGTAAGGTCTGCCCCTTGACGTTCTTCACCAAGTCGGAGATGCAGATCCACTCCAAGTCGCACACAGAGGCCAAGCCCCACAAGTGCCCCCACTGCTCCAAATCCTTCGCCAACGCCTCCTACCTGGCCCAGCACCTGCGCATCCACCTGGGCGTCAAGCCCTACCACTGCTCCTACTGCGAGAAGTCCTTCCGCCAGCtgtcccacctccagcagcacaccAG aatcCACACCGGCGACAGACCCTACAAGTGCCCGCACCCCGGCTGCGAAA CCTTCACGCAGCTCTCCAACCTCCAG tCCCACCAGCGCCAGCACAACAAGGACAAGCCCTACAAGTGCCCCAACTGCTACCGGGCGTACACGGACTCGGCCTCGCTGCAGATCCACCTCTCGGCCCACGCCATCAAGCACGCCAAGGCC TACTGCTGCAGCATGTGCGGCCGCGCCTACACCTCG GAGACCTACCTGATGAAGCACATGTCCAAACACACCGTGGTGGAGCACCTCGTCAGCCAGCACTCGCCGCAGCGGACCGAGTCGCCCGGCATCCCCGTACGGATCTCCCTCATCTaa